A single Triticum dicoccoides isolate Atlit2015 ecotype Zavitan chromosome 2A, WEW_v2.0, whole genome shotgun sequence DNA region contains:
- the LOC119357704 gene encoding trafficking protein particle complex subunit 3-like yields MGRDVGEADEVPDGSLGVDPGGGCATSLKMTTGGSSSGCGRGGRGYRRDAGGVGSRTWQQLGQGNDGGSGGGATEGRGGRDGRDRARGFKXXXXXXXXXLLTDLEEVEEVNKQLDQMGYNIGTRLVDEFLAKSNVSNCADFKETADTIAKLGFKMFLGVTATVTNWDAEGTTCSFVLEDNPLVDFVELPDTCQGLQYCNVLSGVIRGALEMVSMKTEVTWVRDMLRGDDAYEMRVKLTKQVPEEYPYKDDD; encoded by the exons ATGGGGCGTGATGTAGGGGAGGCAGACGAGGTCCCGGACGGCAGCCTGGGGGTGGATCCGGGCGGCGGCTGCGCGACGAGCTTGAAGATGACGACGGGAGGCAGCAGCAGTGGATGTGGACGGGGAGGTCGCGGCTACAGGCGTGATGCAGGAGGCGTCGGCAGCAGGACTTGGCAGCAGCTTGGCCAGGGGAACGACGGAGGCAGCGGTGGAGGAGCTACCGAGGGACGAGGCGGCCGGGATGGACGGGACCGGGCACGGGGCTTCAAG NNNNNNNNNNNNNNNNNNNNNNNNNAGCTGCTCACGGATCTCGAAGAGGTCGAGGAGGTCAACAAGCAGCTCGATCAGAT GGGTTACAATATTGGAACTCGGTTGGTCGATGAATTCTTAGCCAAGTCAAATGTATCAAACTGTGCTGACTTCAAGGAGACTGCTGATACTATAGCAAAG CTTGGGTTCAAAATGTTCCTGGGTGTGACTGCGACTGTAACCAATTGGGATGCTGAGGGTACAACTTGCAGCTTTGTATTGGAGGACAACCCACTTGTAGATTTTGTTGAACTTCCTGATACTTGCCAAGGCCTTCAGTATTGCAATGTATTGAGTGGAGTTATCAGGGGAGCACTGGAAATG GTTTCCATGAAGACGGAGGTTACATGGGTCCGCGACATGCTTCGTGGGGACGACGCCTACGAGATGCGGGTGAAGCTCACCAAGCAAGTCCCAGAGGAATACCCCTACAAGGatgatgattag